In one window of Nocardiopsis aegyptia DNA:
- a CDS encoding adenylosuccinate synthetase, translating to MNRAPGGWADEHAIVVDLGFGDAGKGVTVDLLCARRRYGAVVRANGGAQAAHNVVAPDGRHHTFAQFGAGTLAPDGPVPTYLSRFAVVDPFALAAEARHLSALGVPDPFALVTVDRRALISTPWHQAANRARELARGADRHGSCGMGVGETMAYALAHPEDAPTAGDCAHPARLRRKLRRLAEHLAEAAGARDASAWQENPGQAGAEEEGSRKQGAEEAPNLEECVAAYAAFAQRVRLVDEDHLAHLLAAAPVVFEGAQGVLLDEWHGFHPYTTWSTTTTANPLALLAESGRPGQARRIGVVRTYTTRHGAGPLVTEDPVLGAVLPERHNGNHPWQGPFRVGHLDLVAHRYALAATGGVDSLVVTHADAPGRVRAATGTGPLWCTAYTGAAGTPLAIAPRAVPDLARQERVTAALMAARPVLEAMPGEPVAAIGDALGLPVEAVFSGPMREDARVPSQV from the coding sequence GTGAACCGGGCACCAGGCGGCTGGGCCGACGAGCACGCGATCGTCGTCGACCTCGGCTTCGGCGACGCGGGCAAGGGCGTGACCGTCGACCTGCTGTGCGCACGGCGGCGCTACGGCGCCGTCGTGCGCGCGAACGGCGGCGCCCAGGCCGCGCACAACGTCGTCGCACCCGACGGGCGGCACCACACGTTCGCGCAGTTCGGGGCGGGCACCCTAGCGCCGGACGGACCCGTGCCCACCTACCTGTCGCGGTTCGCGGTGGTGGACCCGTTCGCGCTGGCCGCCGAGGCGCGGCACCTGTCGGCGCTCGGGGTCCCCGACCCCTTCGCCCTGGTCACCGTGGACCGGCGGGCGCTGATCAGCACCCCCTGGCACCAGGCGGCCAACCGGGCCCGCGAGCTCGCCCGGGGCGCCGACCGCCACGGCTCGTGCGGGATGGGGGTGGGCGAGACCATGGCCTACGCCCTCGCCCACCCCGAGGACGCCCCGACCGCGGGCGACTGCGCGCATCCGGCACGGCTGCGCCGCAAGCTGCGCCGGCTGGCCGAGCACCTCGCCGAGGCGGCGGGCGCCCGCGACGCGAGTGCCTGGCAGGAGAACCCGGGACAGGCGGGCGCCGAGGAGGAAGGCTCCCGGAAGCAGGGTGCCGAGGAGGCGCCGAACCTGGAGGAGTGCGTGGCGGCCTACGCGGCGTTCGCCCAACGGGTGCGGCTGGTGGACGAGGACCACCTGGCGCACCTGCTCGCCGCGGCCCCGGTGGTGTTCGAGGGGGCCCAGGGCGTGCTGTTGGACGAGTGGCACGGGTTCCACCCCTACACCACCTGGTCCACGACCACCACGGCCAATCCGCTGGCGCTGCTGGCCGAGTCCGGCCGGCCCGGTCAGGCGCGCCGGATCGGGGTCGTGCGCACCTACACCACGCGCCACGGCGCCGGGCCCCTGGTGACCGAGGACCCGGTGCTCGGGGCGGTCCTACCGGAACGGCACAACGGGAATCACCCCTGGCAGGGGCCGTTCCGAGTCGGCCACCTCGACCTCGTGGCGCACCGGTACGCGCTCGCGGCCACCGGCGGGGTCGACTCGCTGGTGGTCACGCACGCCGACGCCCCGGGCCGGGTCCGGGCGGCCACCGGAACCGGGCCTCTCTGGTGCACGGCCTACACGGGCGCCGCCGGCACGCCGTTGGCGATCGCTCCTCGGGCCGTGCCGGACCTGGCCCGCCAGGAGCGGGTGACCGCCGCGCTCATGGCGGCCCGGCCGGTGCTGGAGGCGATGCCGGGGGAGCCCGTGGCGGCGATCGGCGACGCCCTGGGGCTGCCGGTGGAGGCGGTGTTCTCCGGCCCGATGAGGGAGGACGCGCGCGTGCCGTCCCAGGTCTGA
- a CDS encoding PPOX class F420-dependent oxidoreductase — MASITDPQVRDFLLFGTRTGKLAFTASDGRPLVAPVWFVVEDGTIVFNTGRATAKGRSILRDPRLAMSVDLEEPPFAFVQVQGLAEVSEDPDELLRSATVIAARYMGEDRAEEFGKRNGVPGELVVRLRPTKVIAQLDMTA, encoded by the coding sequence GTGGCTTCCATCACCGATCCCCAGGTCCGCGACTTCCTCCTCTTCGGCACGCGCACGGGCAAGCTCGCCTTCACCGCCTCGGACGGGCGCCCGCTCGTGGCACCGGTCTGGTTCGTCGTGGAGGACGGCACCATCGTGTTCAACACGGGGAGGGCCACGGCCAAGGGCAGGTCGATCCTGCGGGACCCGCGCCTGGCGATGAGCGTGGACCTGGAGGAGCCGCCGTTCGCGTTCGTCCAGGTCCAGGGCCTGGCCGAGGTGTCGGAGGACCCCGACGAGCTGCTGCGCTCGGCGACCGTGATCGCCGCCCGCTACATGGGTGAGGACCGGGCCGAGGAGTTCGGCAAGCGCAACGGCGTCCCGGGCGAGCTGGTCGTACGGCTCCGCCCGACCAAGGTCATCGCCCAACTCGACATGACCGCCTGA
- a CDS encoding winged helix DNA-binding domain-containing protein: MSSARPHVSDQERRTRLVRRHLLAPDTRADRVEEVAASLIGLHATDPASVYLSARARMREPSVGAVERALYDDRSLHRMMAMRRTMFVVPDHLAQAVHESTGRAIAAKERRGAQKFLLDGLGWTAERYEAAEEAVIAALRELGEATAAELGAAVPEIAERVHTDAGKRYASSQAASGRLLRTLAAERRIRRGRPRGSWTSSQFRWSAAPEGEDTPRLDEAAAKAELVLRYLARFGPATLDDIKWWTGWTLTATRRALADAGAREADLDGATGYLAPNDDERGPGADGPEAPTTALLPSLDPTAMGWRGRDFYLEPDHVPALFDRNGNIGPTVWWDGRIVGAWSQRRDGEVVWRLLSDIGAEGRSAVGAEAARLTAWLGDTRVTPAFRTPLEHELRTG, translated from the coding sequence ATGAGCAGCGCACGTCCGCACGTGAGCGACCAGGAGCGCCGCACGCGCCTGGTCCGACGGCACCTGCTGGCGCCGGACACCCGGGCCGACCGGGTCGAGGAGGTCGCCGCGTCCCTGATCGGGCTGCACGCCACCGACCCGGCGTCGGTCTACCTCTCCGCACGGGCGCGCATGCGCGAGCCGAGCGTCGGCGCGGTCGAGCGGGCGCTCTACGACGACCGCAGTCTGCACCGGATGATGGCGATGCGTCGCACGATGTTCGTGGTCCCCGACCACCTGGCACAGGCCGTCCACGAGTCCACCGGACGCGCCATTGCGGCCAAGGAGCGCAGGGGAGCCCAGAAGTTCCTCCTGGACGGGCTCGGCTGGACGGCCGAGCGCTACGAAGCGGCCGAGGAGGCCGTGATCGCCGCCCTGCGCGAGCTGGGCGAGGCCACCGCCGCGGAACTCGGCGCGGCCGTTCCGGAGATCGCCGAGCGCGTCCACACCGACGCGGGCAAGCGCTACGCGTCCAGCCAGGCGGCCTCCGGACGCCTGCTGCGCACCCTCGCGGCCGAGCGCCGCATCCGGCGCGGGCGCCCGCGCGGGTCCTGGACGTCTTCGCAGTTCCGCTGGTCGGCGGCGCCCGAGGGCGAGGACACGCCGCGCCTGGACGAGGCGGCGGCCAAGGCCGAACTCGTCCTGCGCTACCTGGCCCGCTTCGGTCCGGCCACACTCGACGACATCAAGTGGTGGACGGGGTGGACCCTGACCGCCACCCGCCGCGCACTCGCCGACGCGGGCGCCCGGGAGGCCGACCTGGACGGCGCGACCGGCTACCTCGCCCCGAACGACGACGAGCGCGGGCCCGGCGCGGACGGGCCGGAAGCCCCCACGACCGCTCTGCTACCGTCCCTGGACCCCACGGCCATGGGCTGGCGCGGCCGGGACTTCTATCTGGAGCCGGACCACGTGCCCGCGCTCTTCGACCGCAACGGCAACATCGGCCCCACTGTTTGGTGGGACGGCCGCATTGTCGGCGCGTGGTCCCAGCGCAGGGACGGCGAGGTCGTGTGGCGTCTGCTGTCCGACATCGGCGCCGAGGGCCGGTCCGCCGTCGGTGCCGAGGCCGCCCGCCTGACGGCATGGCTCGGCGACACCCGCGTCACCCCCGCCTTCCGTACCCCGCTGGAACACGAGCTGCGCACGGGCTGA
- a CDS encoding LysR family transcriptional regulator, producing MDVRQLEYFLAVVDHGGFNRASAALYVAQPSLSQSVRALERDLGAELFHRIGRRVVLTEAGNALVEPAREAVRGLDLARAAVESVQGLHRGRVDVAALPTQAIEPLTSMVSGFATRHPRVSVAVRAAFSVRDIVGMVRTGACELGLVATSGPLVTADVRVHPVVRQRFVLLAPPGGPFAPGETVGRASLEGRRVIVGQEGSGMRRFVDGLREAGVGFEIAVETEHRVSILPLVLGGAGVAVVTDAWRGLAERAGVLVLDIEPADALDVALVSRRGPLTPAARAFLDHAVPPEPPAPSAPGASPDPSATPGPL from the coding sequence ATGGACGTCCGGCAGCTGGAGTACTTCCTGGCCGTGGTGGACCACGGCGGATTCAACCGTGCCTCCGCGGCCCTGTACGTGGCGCAGCCGTCGCTGTCGCAGTCGGTGCGCGCGTTGGAGCGCGACCTGGGCGCGGAGCTGTTCCACCGCATCGGGCGCAGGGTGGTGCTCACCGAGGCGGGGAACGCGCTGGTCGAACCGGCGCGGGAGGCGGTGCGCGGGCTGGACCTGGCCCGGGCCGCGGTGGAGTCCGTGCAGGGACTCCACCGCGGGCGGGTGGACGTCGCCGCCCTGCCCACGCAGGCGATCGAACCGCTGACCTCGATGGTGAGCGGGTTCGCCACACGGCATCCGCGGGTGTCGGTGGCGGTGCGGGCGGCGTTCTCCGTCCGCGACATCGTCGGGATGGTCCGGACGGGCGCCTGCGAGCTGGGGCTGGTGGCGACGTCGGGTCCGCTGGTCACGGCGGACGTGCGGGTGCACCCGGTCGTCCGTCAGCGGTTCGTGCTGCTGGCGCCGCCCGGGGGACCCTTCGCGCCGGGGGAGACCGTGGGCCGCGCGAGCCTGGAGGGCCGGCGGGTGATCGTGGGCCAGGAGGGATCGGGCATGCGCCGGTTCGTGGACGGGCTGCGGGAGGCGGGGGTGGGGTTCGAGATCGCGGTGGAGACCGAGCACCGGGTGTCGATCCTGCCCCTGGTGCTGGGCGGCGCTGGGGTCGCGGTCGTGACCGACGCCTGGCGCGGCCTCGCCGAGCGGGCGGGCGTGCTGGTGCTCGACATCGAACCGGCCGACGCGCTGGACGTGGCCCTGGTGAGCAGGCGGGGACCGCTCACCCCCGCGGCACGGGCCTTCCTGGACCACGCCGTCCCGCCGGAGCCCCCCGCCCCGTCGGCCCCAGGCGCTTCCCCCGACCCGTCGGCCACGCCCGGTCCGTTGTGA
- a CDS encoding alpha/beta fold hydrolase yields the protein MNRLLPAEFSTRTVDADGVPVHVRTAGHGPPVLLLHGYPQTHLIWHRVAPVLAAGFTVVLTDLRGYGDSGKPASGPDHAAYAKRAMARDQYLVMRELGFDRFAVAGHDRGARVGHRLALDHPEAVTAFAALDIVPTRYAFEHADAAFATGYYHWFFLTAGHGIPEHLIGRDPEFWVRTRMNGRHHGGTAFAPEAVDEYVRCFSDPAAIHASCEDYRAAATIDLEHDRADAGRRLDCPVLLLWGEHSFVGRHYDVPAAWAEYASDVRGHALPCDHYVPEEAPEATARHLDAFLRATASPA from the coding sequence ATGAACCGACTTCTGCCCGCCGAGTTCTCCACCCGCACCGTCGACGCCGACGGCGTGCCCGTCCACGTGCGCACCGCCGGGCACGGGCCGCCCGTCCTCCTGCTGCACGGCTACCCGCAGACCCACCTGATCTGGCACCGCGTGGCGCCGGTGCTGGCCGCCGGGTTCACCGTGGTGCTCACCGACCTGCGGGGGTACGGGGACAGCGGCAAGCCCGCCTCCGGACCCGACCACGCCGCCTACGCCAAGCGCGCGATGGCCCGCGACCAGTACCTCGTCATGCGCGAACTGGGCTTCGACCGGTTCGCCGTCGCGGGCCACGACCGCGGCGCCCGGGTCGGACACCGCCTGGCGCTCGACCACCCCGAGGCGGTCACCGCGTTCGCCGCCCTGGACATCGTGCCCACCCGCTACGCCTTCGAGCACGCCGACGCCGCGTTCGCCACGGGCTACTACCACTGGTTCTTCCTGACCGCCGGCCACGGCATCCCCGAGCACCTCATCGGCCGCGACCCGGAGTTCTGGGTGCGCACCCGGATGAACGGGCGCCACCACGGCGGGACCGCCTTCGCTCCCGAGGCCGTGGACGAGTACGTCCGCTGCTTCTCCGACCCGGCGGCGATCCACGCCTCCTGCGAGGACTACCGGGCCGCCGCCACGATCGACCTCGAACACGACCGCGCCGACGCCGGCCGCCGGCTCGACTGCCCGGTGCTGCTGCTCTGGGGCGAGCACAGCTTCGTGGGCCGCCACTACGACGTGCCCGCGGCCTGGGCGGAGTACGCCTCGGACGTGCGCGGCCACGCCCTGCCCTGCGACCACTACGTGCCCGAGGAGGCCCCCGAGGCCACCGCGCGGCACCTGGACGCCTTCCTGCGCGCGACCGCCTCCCCCGCCTGA
- a CDS encoding tartrate dehydrogenase — MQQYRVAMIPGDGIGTEVLPAARAVLDRVAAHHGFALVYDDLDWSCERYRATGAMMPEDGLDRIRHHDAILLGAVGYPGVPDHVSLWGLLIPIRRAFRQYVNLRPITVLEGVPSPVSRARPGEVDFVVVRENSEGEYSEIGGRINRGFPEETAVQETVFTRVGVERILDYAFDLAARRGGRLTSATKSNGIVHTMPFWDQLVAERAADHPGVTWDQEHIDALAAKIVLDPARFDVIVGSNLFGDILSDLAAAVAGSIGIAPSANLDPTGAHPSMFEPVHGSAPDIAGQGVANPLGAIWSAAMMLDHLGRPEAGAQVMAAVRELLATSGVRTRDLGGDAGTGDFTDELLKLLP; from the coding sequence ATGCAGCAGTACCGCGTCGCGATGATCCCCGGTGACGGCATCGGCACGGAGGTCCTTCCCGCCGCCCGCGCCGTCCTGGACCGGGTCGCCGCCCACCACGGGTTCGCCCTCGTCTACGACGACCTCGACTGGTCGTGCGAGCGCTACCGGGCCACCGGCGCCATGATGCCCGAGGACGGCCTCGACCGGATCCGCCACCACGACGCGATCCTGCTCGGCGCCGTGGGCTATCCCGGTGTGCCCGACCACGTGTCCCTGTGGGGCCTGCTCATCCCCATCCGGCGGGCGTTCCGCCAGTACGTCAACCTGCGCCCGATCACCGTCCTGGAGGGCGTGCCCAGCCCGGTCTCGCGCGCACGGCCCGGCGAGGTGGACTTCGTCGTGGTGCGTGAGAACAGCGAGGGCGAGTACTCCGAGATCGGCGGCCGGATCAACCGCGGCTTCCCGGAGGAGACGGCCGTGCAGGAGACCGTGTTCACCAGGGTGGGGGTGGAGCGCATCCTCGACTACGCCTTCGACCTGGCCGCACGGCGCGGCGGCCGGCTGACCTCGGCCACCAAGTCCAACGGCATCGTGCACACCATGCCGTTCTGGGACCAGCTGGTCGCCGAACGCGCCGCCGACCACCCGGGCGTCACCTGGGACCAGGAGCACATCGACGCCCTGGCCGCCAAGATCGTGCTCGACCCGGCCCGCTTCGACGTCATCGTCGGCTCGAACCTGTTCGGCGACATCCTCAGCGACCTCGCGGCGGCCGTGGCCGGCAGCATCGGCATCGCGCCCTCGGCCAACCTCGACCCGACGGGCGCCCACCCCTCGATGTTCGAACCCGTGCACGGGTCGGCCCCCGACATCGCCGGCCAGGGCGTGGCCAACCCGCTGGGGGCGATCTGGTCGGCGGCGATGATGCTCGACCACCTCGGCCGGCCCGAGGCGGGCGCGCAGGTCATGGCGGCGGTGCGGGAACTCCTGGCCACCTCCGGTGTGCGCACGCGCGACCTCGGCGGCGACGCGGGCACCGGGGACTTCACCGACGAGCTCCTGAAGCTCCTGCCCTGA
- a CDS encoding YebC/PmpR family DNA-binding transcriptional regulator, producing the protein MSGHSKWATTKHKKAVIDAKRGKLFAKLIKNIEVAARTGGGDPDGNPTLYDAIQKARKNSVPQDNIERARKRGSGEEAGGAEWQTIMYEGYAPGGVAMLVECLTDNRNRAASEVRVAVTRNGGNMADAGSVSYMFNRKGVVIVPKEGTSEDEVTLAVLEAGAEDVEDIGEAFEIVCEATDLVPVRTALQESGIDYESADSSFLPTMEVPVDAETAKKVMRVVDALEDSDDVQNVYTNADIPDEVMAEIG; encoded by the coding sequence ATGAGCGGCCACTCCAAGTGGGCCACCACCAAGCACAAGAAAGCCGTCATCGATGCCAAGCGCGGCAAGCTCTTCGCCAAGCTGATCAAGAACATCGAGGTGGCCGCGCGTACCGGTGGTGGGGACCCCGACGGGAACCCGACGCTCTACGACGCCATCCAGAAGGCGCGCAAGAACTCCGTGCCCCAGGACAACATCGAGCGCGCCCGCAAGCGCGGCTCCGGTGAGGAGGCCGGCGGCGCGGAGTGGCAGACCATCATGTACGAGGGCTACGCCCCCGGCGGCGTGGCGATGCTGGTGGAGTGCCTGACCGACAACCGCAACCGTGCCGCCTCCGAGGTGCGCGTGGCGGTGACGCGCAACGGCGGCAACATGGCCGACGCCGGCTCGGTGTCCTACATGTTCAACCGCAAGGGCGTCGTCATCGTGCCCAAGGAGGGCACGAGTGAGGACGAGGTGACGCTGGCGGTGCTGGAGGCGGGCGCCGAGGACGTCGAGGACATCGGCGAGGCCTTCGAGATCGTGTGCGAGGCCACCGACCTGGTACCGGTCCGCACCGCGCTCCAGGAGTCGGGCATCGACTACGAGTCCGCCGACTCCAGCTTCCTGCCGACCATGGAGGTCCCGGTCGACGCCGAGACCGCCAAGAAGGTCATGCGGGTCGTGGACGCGCTGGAGGACTCCGACGACGTCCAGAACGTCTACACCAACGCCGACATCCCCGACGAGGTCATGGCCGAGATCGGCTGA
- the pdxT gene encoding pyridoxal 5'-phosphate synthase glutaminase subunit PdxT → MTARPTIGVLALQGDVAEHLHVLDQLDVHAVKVLGPDHLDTVDALVLPGGESTTMSKLALRYGLMEPLRKRVAAGMPAYGTCAGMIMLADHLLGGTADQETVGGIDMTVRRNAFGRQTESFEAAVDIEGVGAEPFDAVFIRAPWVESVGPEVTVLGSVPGPDEAGRIVAVRQGGLMATSFHPELTGDARIHRLFVDIVKGQA, encoded by the coding sequence TTGACCGCCAGACCCACCATCGGCGTCCTCGCCCTGCAGGGCGACGTCGCCGAGCACCTGCACGTGCTCGACCAGCTGGACGTGCACGCCGTGAAGGTGCTCGGCCCCGACCACCTCGACACCGTCGACGCCCTGGTCCTGCCCGGTGGGGAGTCCACCACCATGTCCAAGCTCGCGCTGCGCTACGGGCTGATGGAGCCGCTGCGCAAGCGCGTCGCGGCGGGCATGCCCGCCTACGGCACGTGCGCGGGCATGATCATGCTGGCCGACCACCTGCTGGGCGGCACCGCCGACCAGGAGACGGTCGGCGGCATCGACATGACCGTGCGGCGCAACGCCTTCGGCCGCCAGACGGAGTCCTTCGAGGCCGCGGTGGACATCGAGGGCGTGGGCGCGGAGCCGTTCGACGCGGTGTTCATCCGGGCGCCGTGGGTGGAGTCGGTGGGGCCCGAGGTCACGGTGCTCGGGAGCGTCCCCGGCCCCGATGAGGCCGGTAGGATCGTCGCCGTACGACAGGGCGGCCTGATGGCCACGTCCTTCCATCCCGAACTGACCGGCGACGCGCGCATCCACCGCCTCTTCGTCGACATCGTGAAAGGACAAGCATGA
- the pdxS gene encoding pyridoxal 5'-phosphate synthase lyase subunit PdxS, which produces MATNASNPTDNAVGTQRVKRGMAEQLKNGVIMDVVNAEQAKIAEDAGAVAVMALERVPADIRKDGGVARMSDPDMIDGIVEAVSIPVMAKVRIGHFVEAQVLESLGVDFIDESEVLTPADEAYHIDKWAFTVPFVCGATNIGEALRRIAEGAAMIRSKGEAGTGNVVEATRHMRSIRSEIKRLGTLDEPELFGAAKELRAPYEIVKEVATLGKLPVPLFSAGGVATPADAALMRQLGAESVFVGSGIFKSGDPARRADAIVQATLHYEDPAVIARVSRGLGEAMVGINLDDLAESERYAGRGW; this is translated from the coding sequence GTGGCCACCAACGCATCGAACCCCACCGACAACGCCGTCGGTACACAGCGCGTCAAGCGCGGCATGGCCGAGCAGCTCAAGAACGGCGTCATCATGGACGTCGTCAACGCCGAGCAGGCCAAGATCGCCGAGGACGCCGGTGCCGTCGCGGTCATGGCCCTGGAGCGGGTCCCCGCCGACATCCGCAAGGACGGCGGCGTCGCCCGCATGTCCGACCCGGACATGATCGACGGCATCGTCGAGGCGGTCTCCATTCCGGTCATGGCCAAGGTCCGCATCGGACACTTCGTCGAGGCCCAGGTCCTGGAGTCCCTCGGCGTCGACTTCATCGACGAGTCCGAGGTCCTCACGCCCGCCGACGAGGCGTACCACATCGACAAGTGGGCGTTCACCGTCCCGTTCGTGTGCGGTGCGACCAACATCGGCGAGGCCCTGCGCCGCATCGCCGAGGGCGCGGCCATGATCCGTTCCAAGGGCGAGGCCGGCACCGGCAACGTCGTCGAGGCCACGCGCCACATGCGGTCGATCCGCTCCGAGATCAAGCGCCTGGGCACCCTGGACGAGCCGGAGCTCTTCGGCGCCGCCAAGGAGCTGCGCGCCCCGTACGAGATCGTCAAGGAGGTCGCGACCCTGGGCAAGCTCCCGGTGCCGCTGTTCTCCGCGGGCGGCGTGGCCACCCCGGCCGACGCCGCGCTCATGCGCCAGCTCGGCGCCGAGAGCGTCTTCGTCGGCTCGGGAATCTTCAAGTCCGGCGACCCGGCCCGGCGCGCCGACGCCATCGTCCAGGCCACGCTGCACTACGAGGACCCCGCGGTCATCGCGCGTGTCTCGCGCGGGCTCGGCGAGGCCATGGTGGGCATCAACCTGGATGACCTGGCCGAGTCGGAGCGTTACGCCGGACGGGGCTGGTAG
- a CDS encoding glycosyltransferase family 4 protein produces MRVGLVCPYSWDVPGGVQQHVGDLADALVAMGHEVSVLAPVGDTGAAVPDHLVPAGRPVPVPYNGSVARVAFGPRTAARVRRWIAEGGFDLLHIHEPAAPSVSLLACWAADGPLVATFHTANPRSRAMAVGSGALRSALEKINGRIAVSEAARRTLVEHLGGDAVLIPNGVAADAFARAEPLAGWPGEGGSLGFLGRVDEPRKGLATLARAFVRLAEDRPGLRLMVAGPGDPDTALADVPGHLRPRVSVLGRLSEADRVRAYHSTDVFCAPNLGGESFGIVLTEAMAAGAAIVASDIPAFAAVLDGGGAGELFAAGDADDLAARAGALLDDRARRAELSAAARLAVRAYDWGTVAADVARVYETVLMWDGTGHGHPSGVRLDNGPSATALLRRGQV; encoded by the coding sequence ATGCGCGTCGGTCTGGTCTGTCCCTACAGCTGGGACGTTCCGGGCGGTGTGCAACAGCACGTCGGCGACCTCGCCGACGCGCTCGTCGCCATGGGCCACGAGGTGTCGGTGCTGGCGCCCGTGGGGGACACCGGGGCTGCCGTGCCCGACCACCTCGTGCCCGCCGGGCGCCCCGTGCCGGTGCCCTACAACGGGTCGGTGGCCCGGGTCGCCTTCGGGCCGCGCACCGCCGCCCGGGTCCGGCGCTGGATCGCCGAGGGCGGCTTCGACCTGCTGCACATCCACGAGCCCGCCGCGCCCAGCGTCTCGCTGCTGGCGTGCTGGGCGGCCGACGGGCCGCTGGTGGCCACGTTCCACACCGCCAACCCGCGGTCGCGGGCCATGGCGGTGGGCTCGGGCGCGCTGCGCTCGGCGCTGGAGAAGATCAACGGGCGCATCGCCGTGTCCGAGGCGGCCCGCCGGACCCTGGTCGAGCACCTGGGCGGCGACGCGGTCCTCATCCCCAACGGCGTGGCCGCCGACGCGTTCGCGCGCGCCGAACCCCTGGCGGGCTGGCCGGGGGAGGGCGGCTCCCTCGGCTTCCTGGGCAGGGTGGACGAACCGCGCAAGGGCCTGGCCACCCTGGCACGGGCCTTCGTCCGTCTGGCCGAGGACCGCCCCGGGCTGCGGCTGATGGTCGCGGGGCCGGGCGACCCGGACACCGCGCTGGCCGACGTCCCCGGGCACCTGCGCCCGCGGGTGTCCGTGCTCGGGCGCCTGAGCGAGGCCGACCGGGTCCGCGCCTACCACTCCACCGACGTCTTCTGCGCGCCCAACCTGGGCGGCGAGAGCTTCGGTATCGTGCTCACCGAGGCGATGGCCGCCGGCGCGGCCATCGTCGCCAGCGACATCCCCGCCTTCGCCGCGGTCCTGGACGGGGGCGGGGCGGGGGAGCTGTTCGCCGCCGGCGACGCCGACGACCTCGCCGCCCGCGCCGGGGCCCTGCTGGACGACCGCGCCCGCCGCGCCGAGCTGTCCGCGGCCGCGCGTCTGGCCGTGCGCGCCTACGACTGGGGAACGGTCGCCGCCGACGTCGCGCGCGTGTACGAGACCGTCCTGATGTGGGACGGCACCGGGCACGGCCACCCGTCCGGGGTCCGACTGGACAACGGGCCCAGCGCCACCGCGCTGCTGCGCCGAGGGCAGGTGTGA
- a CDS encoding phosphatidylinositol mannoside acyltransferase: protein MDERTAALAYSAGWAMVRRSPERAGRAVFRQMADRSWRTHDDATRGLERNLRRLLGPRATDAQLRALSRAGMRSYMRYYYEMFRLPAMGSDHLVCHTRQSGIEVLEGHLRAGRGVVAALPHMGNWDHAGAWIALRGHTLTTVAQRLRPESLFQRFTAYRESLGMEVLPLSGGSGTVGTLARRLREGGLVCLLADRDINGGGPEVDFFGEKARMPSGPASLAMNTDAALMPVSLWYDGPYWNIRVHDEIPVAPGAQRSDRVRDTTQALAHVFQDAIAEHPEDWHMLQTVFSADHDADRARELERIERGG, encoded by the coding sequence GTGGACGAACGCACGGCCGCCCTGGCCTACTCCGCCGGATGGGCGATGGTCCGCCGCTCGCCCGAACGCGCGGGCCGGGCGGTGTTCCGGCAGATGGCCGACCGGTCCTGGCGCACGCACGACGACGCCACCCGGGGCCTGGAGCGCAACCTGCGGCGCCTGCTGGGCCCCCGGGCGACCGACGCCCAGTTGCGCGCGCTCTCGCGCGCGGGCATGCGCTCCTACATGCGCTACTACTACGAGATGTTCCGGCTGCCCGCCATGGGATCGGACCACCTCGTGTGCCACACCCGCCAGAGCGGCATCGAGGTCCTGGAGGGCCACCTGCGCGCCGGCCGGGGCGTCGTTGCCGCGCTGCCCCACATGGGCAACTGGGACCACGCCGGGGCCTGGATCGCGCTGCGCGGCCACACACTGACCACCGTGGCCCAGCGGCTGCGGCCGGAGAGCCTGTTCCAGCGGTTCACCGCCTATCGGGAGTCCCTGGGGATGGAGGTGCTGCCGCTGAGCGGCGGCTCCGGCACCGTGGGCACCCTCGCCCGGCGGCTGCGCGAGGGCGGACTGGTGTGCCTGCTGGCCGACCGCGACATCAACGGCGGCGGCCCGGAGGTCGACTTCTTCGGGGAGAAGGCGCGCATGCCCTCCGGCCCGGCCTCCCTGGCCATGAACACCGACGCCGCGCTCATGCCCGTGTCCCTCTGGTACGACGGCCCGTACTGGAACATCCGCGTCCACGACGAGATCCCCGTCGCCCCCGGCGCCCAGCGCAGCGACCGCGTCCGGGACACCACGCAGGCGCTCGCGCACGTGTTCCAGGACGCCATCGCCGAGCACCCCGAGGACTGGCACATGCTCCAGACGGTGTTCAGCGCCGACCACGACGCCGACCGGGCACGGGAGCTCGAACGGATCGAACGGGGAGGGTGA